A region from the Carboxydothermus pertinax genome encodes:
- a CDS encoding flagellar biosynthesis protein FlhF, protein MKIKKYTAKDMAEALQMIKFDLGPEAIILESRTVRQPGILGFFKPPVFEVLAAVDETPKPKGEGLKESFEVKKDLAELKLLVKDLARVTGTEAGNFALWRERLLKLELAPDIVEQILLELQDVLEEVSPDEAEGEEMVRQYLLKLLKPYYSDFKDFPLKALIGPTGVGKTTTLAKIAGRLAIHEEKPVRFITLDTFRVGAVEQLKIYGKYLGSTVKVASSPMELWRAVQKQNEGETIFIDTAGRPSKKQSQIQELAAFLEAVKKDKDIYLVISATSKPEDAEKIAKDFSPCGFNKFIITKLDETERFGVLINLIVKFQKPIAYLGVGQNVPDDLIVATPELIVEQVWKGW, encoded by the coding sequence ATGAAAATTAAAAAGTACACGGCAAAGGATATGGCGGAAGCACTTCAGATGATAAAGTTTGATTTAGGGCCGGAGGCAATAATTTTAGAAAGCCGAACGGTGCGACAACCGGGAATCCTCGGCTTTTTTAAACCACCGGTTTTTGAAGTGCTGGCAGCAGTTGATGAAACCCCAAAACCCAAGGGGGAGGGGCTTAAAGAATCCTTTGAAGTTAAAAAAGACCTGGCAGAGTTAAAGTTACTGGTGAAAGATTTAGCAAGGGTTACCGGAACTGAGGCCGGTAATTTTGCCCTTTGGCGGGAACGTTTATTAAAACTTGAGCTTGCTCCGGATATTGTGGAACAAATTTTACTGGAGCTACAAGATGTTTTAGAGGAAGTATCTCCCGATGAGGCAGAAGGCGAAGAAATGGTAAGACAGTATTTGCTAAAATTACTTAAACCGTATTACAGCGACTTCAAAGATTTTCCCTTAAAAGCATTAATAGGACCCACGGGTGTTGGCAAAACCACAACTTTAGCCAAAATTGCCGGGCGTTTAGCAATCCATGAAGAAAAACCTGTCCGTTTTATTACTTTAGACACTTTTCGGGTAGGTGCGGTAGAGCAACTGAAAATTTACGGCAAATACCTGGGCTCGACGGTGAAAGTAGCAAGTTCTCCTATGGAACTCTGGCGGGCAGTGCAGAAACAAAATGAAGGTGAAACAATATTTATTGATACCGCCGGCCGTCCTTCCAAAAAACAAAGTCAAATCCAAGAGTTGGCCGCCTTTTTAGAAGCAGTAAAAAAGGATAAAGATATTTATCTGGTAATCAGTGCCACATCAAAGCCGGAAGATGCGGAAAAAATTGCCAAAGATTTTTCCCCTTGTGGCTTTAATAAATTTATTATTACAAAGCTTGATGAAACCGAACGGTTTGGGGTATTAATCAATTTAATCGTCAAATTTCAAAAACCGATTGCTTATTTAGGTGTTGGGCAAAATGTTCCCGATGATTTAATAGTTGCTACCCCTGAGCTTATCGTGGAACAGGTGTGGAAGGGGTGGTAG
- a CDS encoding MinD/ParA family protein, giving the protein MYQQAFGLIKNKSENGLNASSQRIIAVTSGKGGVGKSNFVANLALALADLAKKVLILDADLGLANVELLFGVTPQCTLLDYLNSEKEVNDLITPLKSNVDLISGGAGLLELTTLTVKQRKKIIQLIENLPQNYDIILIDTGAGINKEVMSFVAAAREVILIITPEPTSITDAYTMLKMLARHQLNQKIYLVVNRVRDEKEGEKIAERILLAANKYLNLHPEKLGFLVEDRNLPEAVRQMKPCYWKFPNSLVTKNLKGIARKLTTETLTEQKNDNFAGFFTKLLRIFG; this is encoded by the coding sequence ATGTATCAGCAAGCTTTTGGTTTAATTAAAAATAAGAGCGAAAACGGGTTAAACGCTTCTTCCCAGAGGATTATTGCGGTAACCAGTGGCAAGGGAGGGGTGGGAAAGTCCAATTTTGTAGCAAACTTAGCTTTGGCCTTGGCAGACCTTGCTAAAAAAGTCTTAATTTTAGATGCGGACTTGGGTCTTGCTAATGTGGAACTTCTTTTTGGAGTAACTCCCCAATGCACTTTGCTTGACTATTTAAATAGCGAAAAAGAGGTTAATGATTTAATTACTCCTTTAAAATCTAATGTCGATTTAATATCTGGCGGTGCCGGACTTTTGGAGTTAACAACGTTAACTGTCAAACAAAGGAAAAAAATTATCCAGCTAATTGAAAATCTTCCCCAAAATTATGATATAATCTTAATTGATACTGGAGCTGGAATTAATAAGGAAGTAATGAGTTTTGTAGCAGCGGCTAGAGAGGTAATTTTAATAATTACGCCGGAACCAACTTCCATTACCGACGCCTACACTATGCTTAAAATGCTGGCCCGCCATCAGCTTAACCAAAAAATTTATTTAGTTGTAAACCGAGTCAGAGATGAAAAAGAAGGAGAAAAAATTGCCGAACGAATTTTGCTCGCAGCCAATAAATATTTAAATCTTCACCCGGAAAAACTTGGCTTTCTTGTGGAAGACCGAAATCTTCCCGAAGCTGTAAGGCAGATGAAGCCGTGTTATTGGAAATTTCCCAATAGTTTGGTGACCAAGAATCTCAAAGGGATCGCCCGTAAACTTACTACTGAAACCTTGACTGAACAGAAAAATGATAACTTTGCGGGTTTTTTTACCAAGCTTTTAAGAATATTCGGATAG
- a CDS encoding flagellar brake protein, translating to MHEFLKLELYPNLAVKKSFPAQVQEVKEQSFLILGPFDRGTLLFLYPEQEVLIEYVEEGCRYQFATRIIRRLQKPFFGYELLLPTPESIHRIQLRRFVRHKKVLDVCYALLNNNGELNWKKAKSVDLSSGGMKIATSELLPVNSLLKLQFYVELKGKIIEFLLDGEIKRVEKIPSGIYHYGIEFKNITRQEQDTLFAYVFQEMQKSRRTMADGK from the coding sequence TTGCACGAATTTTTAAAGCTTGAACTTTATCCCAACCTAGCGGTAAAAAAAAGTTTTCCTGCTCAGGTTCAGGAAGTTAAAGAACAAAGCTTCTTGATTCTTGGCCCTTTTGACCGGGGTACCCTACTTTTTCTTTATCCCGAGCAGGAAGTTTTAATTGAATATGTTGAGGAAGGGTGTCGTTACCAGTTTGCAACGCGTATTATCCGCAGATTGCAAAAGCCTTTTTTTGGCTATGAATTGTTGCTACCAACGCCGGAGAGCATTCACAGGATTCAACTGCGCCGTTTTGTTCGCCATAAAAAAGTCCTGGATGTTTGTTATGCGCTCTTGAATAACAATGGGGAGTTAAATTGGAAAAAAGCAAAGTCTGTAGACTTAAGTAGTGGCGGAATGAAAATAGCAACTTCTGAACTTTTGCCGGTTAATTCTTTACTTAAGTTACAGTTTTACGTTGAATTAAAAGGGAAAATTATTGAATTTTTATTAGATGGGGAGATTAAACGCGTAGAAAAGATACCGAGCGGTATTTATCATTATGGGATTGAGTTCAAAAATATTACCCGGCAGGAACAAGATACCCTCTTTGCTTATGTATTTCAAGAAATGCAGAAAAGTAGAAGAACTATGGCCGATGGGAAGTGA
- a CDS encoding sigma-70 family RNA polymerase sigma factor, with translation MGSESLDVAVLWTEYFQHKSLQQRNELVEYYLPLVRKVAAAMSLKLPAHLYREDIEGYGIIGLIEAVETFDQSRGVKFESYASLKIRAAIIDELRKQNFLPRSVWDKIKKVTTSEEMLMNTNIGEEVPAEKIAEQLGISVSDVLKIKTLMALKNHLSLDEMVDPESSLDRFSLLADDEKYSPENMYLQKVEFEELREAIKRLNEREQLILQLFYVEELSLKEIAAILDISVSRVSQIASKALEKLRKLLNEGVGV, from the coding sequence ATGGGAAGTGAGAGCTTGGATGTGGCCGTTTTATGGACCGAATACTTCCAGCATAAATCATTGCAACAGAGAAATGAATTGGTGGAGTATTATTTACCGTTAGTCCGGAAAGTGGCGGCGGCAATGAGTTTAAAACTTCCTGCCCACCTCTACAGAGAAGACATTGAAGGTTACGGTATTATTGGCTTAATCGAAGCGGTAGAAACCTTTGACCAGAGCCGCGGTGTAAAGTTTGAATCGTATGCTTCCTTAAAGATTCGGGCAGCGATTATCGATGAATTGCGAAAACAGAACTTTTTGCCGCGCTCGGTGTGGGATAAGATAAAAAAAGTAACAACCAGCGAAGAAATGCTGATGAATACAAACATTGGTGAAGAGGTGCCGGCCGAAAAAATAGCAGAGCAGCTTGGAATAAGCGTCAGCGATGTTTTAAAAATAAAAACCTTGATGGCTTTAAAAAATCACCTATCTTTAGATGAGATGGTTGATCCGGAGAGTTCTCTTGACCGTTTTTCCCTGCTTGCGGATGATGAAAAATATTCGCCGGAAAATATGTATTTACAAAAAGTTGAATTTGAGGAACTGCGGGAAGCGATTAAACGGTTAAACGAAAGGGAACAACTGATTTTACAGTTATTTTATGTTGAAGAATTATCTTTAAAAGAAATCGCTGCCATACTGGATATCTCCGTGTCCCGGGTTTCCCAAATTGCTTCCAAAGCGTTAGAAAAGCTGCGGAAATTATTAAATGAAGGGGTTGGCGTTTAA
- a CDS encoding flagellar hook-basal body protein gives MLRGIYISATGLKAGIKQLDTIANNIANINTVGYRADEVVNSGFEEKVINYAGSAIGSLEYGVNPDLNYLDFSSGKFVSTGRNLDFALFGNGFFVVETRGGLRYTRAGDFQVNKNGYLCLPDGSLLLGEKGPIKIDAEELYVEKDGRIYNKERTRYFGRLRIAEPINPALLEKEGHNFFVTAANNLRPGNALVLQGFLEQSNVDPNREYPALLESLRYLQSNVRGLKVQDELLSKAVNELGKVR, from the coding sequence ATGCTTAGGGGAATTTATATTTCTGCTACCGGCCTGAAAGCGGGCATTAAACAGTTGGACACGATTGCCAATAATATCGCCAACATCAATACCGTCGGGTATCGGGCCGATGAAGTGGTGAATTCTGGTTTTGAGGAAAAGGTTATTAATTATGCGGGTAGCGCTATTGGTAGCCTTGAGTACGGTGTTAATCCCGATTTAAATTATTTGGACTTTTCTTCTGGGAAGTTTGTCTCAACAGGTCGGAACTTAGATTTTGCCCTTTTCGGTAACGGTTTTTTTGTGGTGGAAACGCGGGGAGGTTTGAGATATACTCGGGCCGGGGACTTCCAGGTAAACAAAAATGGTTATCTATGCTTGCCTGACGGAAGTTTGCTTTTAGGAGAAAAAGGGCCTATAAAAATCGATGCGGAAGAGCTTTATGTAGAAAAAGACGGACGAATTTATAATAAGGAGCGTACCCGTTATTTTGGCCGTCTTAGGATTGCCGAACCTATAAACCCTGCTTTATTAGAAAAAGAAGGTCATAATTTTTTTGTAACAGCCGCAAACAACTTACGTCCGGGAAATGCTTTGGTTTTACAGGGCTTTTTAGAACAAAGCAACGTTGACCCCAATCGAGAATATCCTGCGCTTTTAGAGAGCTTGCGGTATCTACAAAGCAACGTTCGGGGGCTTAAAGTACAGGATGAGCTGCTGAGCAAAGCGGTTAATGAACTTGGCAAAGTGAGATAA
- a CDS encoding chemotaxis protein CheD, translated as MELQVGIADYKLGSSPVKIVTYGLGSCVGVSFFDPRLKLGALLHVMLPDSSQFSGQIKPEKFADTGIPLVVREMEKHGTKKSSLEVKMVGGAQMFSGPGAQTIMNIGERNIAMCKKVINRLGLKLVAEEVGGNKGRTMILDTSTGNVTVKIIGNIIKVI; from the coding sequence ATGGAACTACAAGTAGGAATTGCCGATTACAAGCTCGGCAGCAGTCCGGTTAAAATAGTAACCTATGGTTTGGGGTCGTGTGTTGGTGTAAGCTTTTTTGATCCGCGCTTAAAATTGGGGGCACTTTTACATGTAATGCTTCCGGACAGTTCGCAGTTTAGCGGGCAAATAAAACCGGAGAAATTTGCGGATACCGGGATTCCTTTGGTGGTAAGGGAAATGGAAAAGCATGGAACTAAAAAAAGCTCTTTAGAGGTAAAAATGGTAGGTGGCGCTCAGATGTTTTCTGGTCCCGGGGCGCAAACGATTATGAACATTGGTGAGCGCAACATTGCTATGTGTAAAAAGGTAATTAACCGACTTGGCCTTAAACTTGTAGCAGAAGAAGTGGGTGGAAATAAGGGCCGGACGATGATATTAGATACCTCTACCGGAAATGTTACTGTAAAAATAATTGGAAATATAATAAAGGTGATTTAA
- a CDS encoding CheR family methyltransferase has product MNFAEFKLQVYKRYGLDLNQYKENQVQRRLTLFLEKSGLGDFNNLLVAMDKDAKMFEKFIDTLTINVTEFFRDPKIFFKLYEKYLPELRGKTSIKIWSAGCSTGAEPYSVAIFLEELGLKNYKLDATDLDENILKAAREGKFGQDALKNVPEPWRIKYFDKIGDQYQVKLNLRRKVNFKQQNLLKDSFDHDYNVILCRNVIIYFTREAQDNLYRKFSDSLVAKGILFIGGSEVIFNPEKYRLMRMEPCYYRKIL; this is encoded by the coding sequence ATGAATTTCGCGGAATTTAAACTCCAGGTATATAAAAGATATGGTTTGGATTTGAACCAGTATAAGGAAAACCAGGTGCAGAGGCGGCTCACCCTTTTTTTAGAAAAATCTGGCCTTGGGGATTTTAACAATCTTCTTGTGGCTATGGACAAAGATGCCAAAATGTTTGAAAAATTTATTGATACTCTTACCATAAATGTTACTGAATTTTTTCGAGATCCCAAAATTTTTTTTAAATTGTACGAAAAATACTTACCGGAATTGCGTGGGAAAACTTCGATAAAAATTTGGAGCGCTGGCTGTTCTACGGGAGCCGAGCCGTATTCTGTGGCAATCTTTTTAGAAGAATTAGGCTTGAAAAACTATAAACTGGATGCTACCGATTTGGACGAAAACATCTTAAAAGCTGCCAGGGAAGGAAAATTTGGCCAGGATGCTTTAAAAAATGTGCCTGAGCCCTGGCGCATTAAATATTTTGATAAAATAGGTGACCAGTATCAGGTGAAATTAAATCTACGGCGCAAAGTAAATTTTAAGCAGCAAAATCTTTTAAAGGACAGCTTTGATCATGATTATAACGTGATTCTTTGTCGTAACGTTATCATTTATTTTACCAGGGAAGCTCAGGACAATTTATACCGCAAATTTTCCGATAGCTTGGTAGCAAAGGGGATCCTTTTTATTGGGGGGAGTGAAGTAATTTTTAATCCTGAAAAATACAGGTTAATGCGGATGGAACCGTGTTACTACAGGAAAATATTGTAA
- a CDS encoding chemotaxis protein CheC codes for MANEKDNLKLDALKEIGNIGIANAATALAEFLARRIDMDVPEAVVISFDEIIQRIGSPEELVSCIFLGIKGDAPGDILFIFNQESTNKLLKLLTGVEASGYELDEFSASALKEICNILAGSFAQAIGSLTGLNFISEVPLFSYDMLAATLTTGLIASGVFDEQVLVIDTNLIEKGEKIKGHFFYVPKPGSLQKIFSALGI; via the coding sequence ATGGCTAATGAAAAGGATAATTTAAAACTGGATGCCCTAAAAGAAATAGGCAATATTGGCATAGCAAATGCGGCTACAGCCTTAGCGGAGTTTCTGGCGCGCAGGATTGACATGGATGTGCCGGAGGCCGTGGTTATTAGTTTTGATGAAATTATCCAGCGTATTGGCAGTCCTGAAGAGCTGGTTTCCTGTATTTTCCTTGGCATCAAGGGAGATGCCCCGGGGGACATTCTTTTTATTTTTAATCAGGAAAGTACCAACAAGCTCTTAAAACTTTTAACCGGTGTTGAAGCCAGCGGTTATGAGCTGGATGAATTTTCCGCTTCTGCCTTAAAAGAAATTTGCAACATCTTAGCCGGTTCTTTTGCGCAGGCTATTGGCAGTTTAACCGGGTTAAATTTTATATCGGAAGTACCGCTTTTTAGCTATGATATGCTGGCCGCAACCCTTACCACCGGGCTTATAGCCTCGGGAGTTTTTGATGAACAGGTTTTGGTAATAGATACCAATTTAATTGAAAAGGGTGAAAAAATCAAGGGTCATTTTTTCTATGTACCCAAACCAGGTTCATTGCAAAAAATTTTTTCAGCTTTAGGGATTTAA
- a CDS encoding response regulator, giving the protein MSAKVLIVDDAAFMRMMIKNILVKNGYEIVGEAENGAQAVEMYKQLKPDVVTMDITMPEMDGIQAVREIKKIDPNAKIIMCSAMGQQALVMEAIQAGAMDFIVKPFQQDRILQAFEKTLKR; this is encoded by the coding sequence ATGTCGGCAAAAGTGTTAATTGTGGATGATGCGGCTTTTATGCGGATGATGATTAAAAATATCCTGGTAAAAAACGGTTATGAGATTGTGGGTGAGGCTGAAAATGGTGCTCAGGCTGTGGAAATGTACAAGCAGCTTAAGCCTGATGTCGTAACCATGGACATTACCATGCCTGAAATGGATGGTATCCAGGCTGTCCGCGAAATTAAAAAAATTGATCCTAACGCCAAAATCATCATGTGTAGCGCTATGGGGCAGCAAGCCTTAGTTATGGAGGCAATTCAAGCCGGGGCGATGGATTTTATTGTAAAGCCTTTTCAGCAAGATCGAATTCTGCAAGCTTTTGAAAAAACTTTAAAGAGATAA
- the fliM gene encoding flagellar motor switch protein FliM has translation MPELNESKEVLSQEEIDSLIAALASGNIEKITQEKKEEVRYRKYDFRRPNKFSKENLRTLHLIHDNYARLISNFLTGYLRTNISVKVASVDQATYEDFLVSVPTPTLITTFRLHPLKGSMVMETNLQFIFPIISLLFGGSGDMPPEIRELTDIELAVVKKLNYRLLENLTQSWMDIIQVEPEIESMENNPRLHQVLSPNEIVAIITFTTEILNNKGLINLCLPFEVLDPLLAKLSASYWFSHAADADREAFARHMENFLAQSELMITAVLGETDLRVRDFLKVEPGDIIVLNKRLDEELELLIEDQALFKVQPGRLDDKLCCQITRITERDEADG, from the coding sequence TTGCCTGAGCTAAATGAGAGCAAAGAAGTTTTGTCCCAGGAGGAGATAGATTCTTTAATTGCGGCCCTGGCTTCCGGGAATATTGAAAAAATTACCCAAGAAAAAAAGGAAGAGGTGCGGTACCGAAAGTACGATTTTCGAAGACCCAATAAATTTTCCAAGGAAAACCTGCGGACTTTACACCTAATCCATGATAACTATGCCCGGCTTATATCTAACTTTCTTACCGGGTATCTTCGCACAAACATATCGGTTAAGGTTGCCTCGGTAGACCAGGCCACGTATGAAGATTTTTTGGTTTCAGTGCCGACCCCGACTTTAATTACAACTTTTCGCCTGCATCCTTTAAAGGGAAGTATGGTGATGGAAACCAATCTACAATTTATTTTTCCCATTATCAGCCTTTTATTTGGTGGCAGCGGCGATATGCCGCCAGAGATACGGGAACTTACGGATATCGAACTAGCAGTGGTGAAAAAATTAAACTATCGTTTATTGGAAAATTTGACCCAGTCTTGGATGGACATTATCCAGGTAGAGCCAGAGATTGAATCGATGGAAAACAACCCGCGGCTTCACCAGGTTTTATCTCCTAACGAAATAGTAGCAATAATAACCTTTACCACGGAAATCTTAAACAACAAAGGGCTTATAAACTTGTGCCTGCCCTTTGAAGTTCTTGACCCACTTTTAGCGAAGTTATCTGCCAGTTACTGGTTTTCGCATGCAGCTGATGCGGACCGGGAAGCCTTTGCCCGGCATATGGAAAACTTTTTAGCTCAAAGCGAGCTTATGATTACTGCTGTTTTAGGCGAAACGGATCTTAGAGTGCGGGATTTTTTAAAGGTTGAGCCAGGAGATATTATTGTTTTAAATAAAAGGTTGGATGAAGAATTAGAGCTTTTGATTGAGGACCAAGCGTTATTTAAAGTTCAGCCTGGCCGTTTGGACGATAAGCTTTGCTGCCAGATTACCAGGATTACAGAAAGGGATGAAGCCGATGGATAA